TTCGAAATAATCATTTTGATTGCACTCTTAAACTTGCAGAAAAACTGCTATGCGACGATCATGATTTAATTCATAAGGCCGTAGGCTGGATGTTACGAGAAGTAGGAAAACGTAACCAAGCTATCCTCATCGAATTTTTAGATAGCCATGCTTATCGAATGCCAAGAACCATGCTGCGCTACGCCATTGAACGATTGATGCCAATAACGCGAAAAAGTTATTTATTAGCTAAGCCAATCGAATGCATTTAGAATCATGGTTGTTCATGAAATAAAGCAATTAGTTCTTTACTGGAAGAACATCCTAAGGACTCCATCAATTTAGCAATCATTCCTTCAACTGTTCTGTAAGAAACATGAGTTTCACGCGCAATTTCTTTAGCTGTTTTTCCTTGTGCCAACAACTTCAGGTATATGGCTTGTTGTTCAGTTAGCTCAACTTTCGTGTGAAATTCCTTATGGTATAAAGTAAAATCTTTTTTCTCCAAAATTGATGTTAGGTTTTTTTGGGGTAACATTTCTTCATTCCCCACCACAGCCGTCACAATACAACGTGTATGCTCCTCTAATTTCCCATCATCACCATGCATAGTGAGTGTAGCAACCTCTTTATATAAATTATCTCGCTCATCATGTAGTTGCTCAAAAAAATCGCTCAAACTTGGTATAGGCAATAAACTTGTAGTATTGCGTGCAGTACGATCGATTTGGACCGGAGTACTCACATCCAAAAATACAGTCATTTCATCGTGCAATAACTGACGATTTTTTAATGACAAAACAACGCTGGAATCCGTTGTCACAATGATATGCTCTTGGGTGCAAAGGGAAGTTAATATATCAAACTGACATTCATAAAAAGCATCACTCCCAGGGCCTCCAAGTATTTCCCACACATGTCGTCCAACATGGAACTCTAACCCCA
This window of the Fluoribacter dumoffii NY 23 genome carries:
- a CDS encoding shikimate kinase is translated as MNQPQRIFIVGHHGAGKGLLAKSVSQSLGWRFVDADLGLEFHVGRHVWEILGGPGSDAFYECQFDILTSLCTQEHIIVTTDSSVVLSLKNRQLLHDEMTVFLDVSTPVQIDRTARNTTSLLPIPSLSDFFEQLHDERDNLYKEVATLTMHGDDGKLEEHTRCIVTAVVGNEEMLPQKNLTSILEKKDFTLYHKEFHTKVELTEQQAIYLKLLAQGKTAKEIARETHVSYRTVEGMIAKLMESLGCSSSKELIALFHEQP